CTGCATCGCCTGGGTTAAAAATCGTTTCCGGCGAGTAGAAAATAAAATAAGCAAAATCACCTGCGGATAAAAGATAGGTGTGCTTCTTGGTTCTTAGTTCCAAAGTACCCTCTAATACATAGATCAGGTCTTCGCGCTCATGCTCATAAATGAAGCCACTAATCTGGGCATGAGGATCCACCGAAAATATTACCGGCTGCATTCGCTTATTTCGTGGTCCCAAAAAATTTATTAACTCAATCTCTAAGCCTGGCTGCTCAGTGACTAGCCTTTTCCGGCCCGATTGGCGTACAACGTGCCACTCTTCAGGCAATTCACTATCTAGTAATGCCCCGAGGTTTACGTTTAGCGCTTGGGCCATAGCTTCTAAGGTTGAATACGACGGAGAGACCTTACCTTTCTCCACCTGGTAAATGAAGTTAGGCGATACACCGACTCTGGCAGCGAGTTCCTTTACCGACATAAATGAATTCACCCGTAAACGTCGAAGTCGCTCTCCCAGCACATTTATCCCCCCTTTGTTACCATTTTCACTTACTATTTTACAGTGATACTTCATAAATGTCTACAGAATTGGAATGAGGATGGCACCTAGAAGTGCATGGTATGGAGGATTTAATCCGAGTTCTGCAGCCTCTTGCCCGGCGCCGCCGCCAGGACTGAGCAAGGTAGTACTGGAAGTACGCGCCGTCAGCCTCGATAGCACCGCAGGGTAAGCCTAGCGAGAAGTGGACCATACCTTGCGCCCCAAAAGAAGGAAGGCAGTCGGAGCGCTGATCCCCACCTCCTTGGCGGGCTTGCGTGCCGACATGCCTTCGCCTGTGCAGCGTATGAACTTGCCCCAGTGCAGCTCTTCTTGGAGGGAGCGGTAGGCATCCCGGTCAGGCCAGTCAAGGTGCACCCACCGTCTTGCCCTTAAACTCCCCGTTTGGCTTGACTTTGCCGGAATTACCGTCGGTACCTGCCGCACTGTCGGATAGACCACTCTAGTTCAACACTTATTCGCAGGTAATACTTCTCTTAAACACAACATTCTTGGGGCATTCTCTCTCTATTCTGCGTATGCAATCTTAACGTTGGCTTTGTATTCAGCAACCTTACCGCCTTGGACATTTGCCGTTAGATTATATACCTCGACGCCGGTTATGTTTGGAATGGTACGCGCTGCTTCCTGTACAGCGATTTGCACTGCTTCCTTCCAGCTATTCGGGGATTCACCCACTAGCTCAAGTACTTTGACGTGCATTTTGCCCCTCCTTTTCATTTGCTCAGGGTTAGTATGTGCAGGCTACACCAGCCTATGCACCGGCTATGGGCACCCAGCTTGTTCTTGATGGAGGGATTCCCGAAGTGCCTCTAGGGCCCTTCGCTCAAGGCGAGAAATTTGTACCTGAGACAACCCTACAATCCTTGCCACTTCCGCTTGGGTCTTATCATAAAAAAACCGCAATAGAATAATTTCCTTGTAGCGAGGTGGCAGTTTCTCCAGGACCTGCCTTACCGCTAAATTTTCCAACAATTGGTTTTCGCAGCTGTCATGCCTTAGCTGATCCAATATGTAGATCGGATCACCTTCGTCCTGATATAGAGTATCGTGAACTGATTCGGGATGTTTTACCGCTTCTAAGGCGGAAACAATATCCTCTCTT
This is a stretch of genomic DNA from Clostridia bacterium. It encodes these proteins:
- a CDS encoding helix-turn-helix transcriptional regulator — encoded protein: MGERLRRLRVNSFMSVKELAARVGVSPNFIYQVEKGKVSPSYSTLEAMAQALNVNLGALLDSELPEEWHVVRQSGRKRLVTEQPGLEIELINFLGPRNKRMQPVIFSVDPHAQISGFIYEHEREDLIYVLEGTLELRTKKHTYLLSAGDFAYFIFYSPETIFNPGDA
- a CDS encoding dodecin domain-containing protein, with the protein product MHVKVLELVGESPNSWKEAVQIAVQEAARTIPNITGVEVYNLTANVQGGKVAEYKANVKIAYAE